The Opitutaceae bacterium genome includes a window with the following:
- a CDS encoding hybrid sensor histidine kinase/response regulator codes for MTSRDPSLPDILAVDDTPANLQLLVDLLSERGHRVRPVTSGEMAMRALSASKPDLVLLDVNMPGISGYEVCKRMKENEETRDIPVIFLSALDEPSVKVLAFKCGGVDYITKPFQVDEVVARVATHLELRNQRKRLQEQNQKLCEMEQLRDSLVHMIVHDMRSPLLAISLNLELLAQSSLADPEDLRMVADARKCTLALVQMAEQMLDVSRLEAHAMPLDKRDTDLTALVESVIQDFGSTLADRRVAVHARSAVMASCDGALIRRVTCNLMSNAVKYTRSGGSIQVRIHALQTEVRVEVEDDGVGIPEDKLPGLFEKFSQASNQDARRGHGLGLAFVRLVAEAHGGNVGVTSTVGKGTRLWFSLPTVNVQPSLATPTL; via the coding sequence ATGACTTCACGCGACCCGTCACTACCCGACATTCTCGCCGTTGATGATACGCCGGCGAACCTTCAGTTGTTGGTGGACCTCTTGTCGGAACGGGGGCATCGCGTGCGACCGGTCACGAGTGGAGAGATGGCGATGCGGGCATTGTCGGCGAGCAAGCCGGATCTGGTTTTACTCGATGTAAACATGCCTGGTATTTCCGGCTACGAGGTGTGCAAGCGAATGAAGGAGAACGAGGAAACGCGTGACATACCGGTTATCTTTCTTTCGGCGCTCGATGAGCCTTCCGTGAAGGTACTCGCCTTCAAATGCGGCGGCGTTGATTACATCACGAAACCCTTCCAGGTGGACGAAGTCGTCGCGCGTGTTGCCACCCACCTGGAATTGCGCAACCAGCGCAAGCGCCTGCAGGAGCAGAACCAGAAGCTGTGTGAAATGGAGCAACTCCGCGACTCGCTCGTTCACATGATCGTGCACGACATGCGATCGCCCCTGCTTGCGATCAGCCTGAACCTGGAGCTGTTGGCACAATCCAGTCTAGCTGATCCAGAGGATCTGCGCATGGTCGCAGATGCCAGGAAGTGTACCTTGGCGCTGGTGCAAATGGCGGAGCAGATGCTCGATGTCAGCCGGCTGGAAGCGCATGCGATGCCCTTGGACAAGCGAGACACCGATCTCACCGCACTGGTGGAAAGTGTGATCCAGGACTTTGGCAGTACGCTTGCGGACCGCCGTGTCGCGGTGCATGCGCGAAGTGCCGTCATGGCATCCTGTGACGGTGCCCTGATACGGCGTGTCACCTGCAATCTGATGAGCAATGCCGTCAAGTACACCCGGTCTGGGGGTTCGATCCAAGTGCGGATCCACGCGCTGCAAACGGAAGTGCGGGTGGAAGTGGAGGATGATGGGGTGGGAATACCTGAGGATAAGCTCCCCGGACTTTTCGAGAAATTTTCGCAGGCTTCCAACCAGGATGCGCGGAGAGGCCACGGCTTGGGGCTGGCTTTTGTACGTCTTGTCGCGGAGGCGCACGGAGGCAACGTCGGCGTGACCAGCACAGTAGGAAAGGGGACGCGCTTGTGGTTCTCCCTGCCCACGGTCAACGTCCAACCGTCCCTAGCCACGCCCACTTTGTGA
- a CDS encoding ATP-binding protein — MSDAAQGEQVHARTADSLPKSLIPPDVRSPVVNFGLIVASVGGLILLAISSVTSANWDFTHPILLGLVLLQVFAGVAALKRSWPFKFRATVLLGYFALFALLVAAYRGPTVLASFLLLTCILLSAMMFGRRAMILMLVIEVIAVTCAAVLWCKGILPLENGPVQVGPTQPLFWIQWAIAFLVGSASICALIFFLLRKLDQYYREERRMFQYLAREQQLRAQAELSRLQAEIEKRTAESEFGMLWKTTPLGLSLVRSRIFIRVNSRMSDIFGYDEQEFVGKSSELLYRDREEFLRVGEELLTGLKERGYATMEVEGRHKKGHLLHLFLTATPHGTGSIDEGYVVTCMDVSHVKRIEQAREELETAKREAEAASRAKSAFLANMSHEIRTPLNAILGFTQLLMRDKHLPQEQREQLRIIDRNGEHLLALINDILEISKIEAGRSPLNLSSVDVRRVCSDLADTFRLKAESKRIGWIVTCDPALPQWIETDPSKLRMVLINLVGNAVKFTQKGRVELRTRIADAVETGRKRVWFEVQDTGPGIAAEEQARLFQTFAQTETGRDAGGTGLGLAISRHYARMLGGDVYVDSEVGQGSVFKLWIPMEAAAGPSSPTDSRAPIEVEGRPRVLVVDDVDDNRLLLKEMLVRAGYEVREAFNGEEAVRVTDEWLPECILMDMRMPVMDGPTAMRQIREKHGQSIRILSLSASAFTEDQIAYSKAGADGFIPKPLREQDLLAALSRLLGRDVKQAKGGSCPPTPQSGGGDWLPPDNWVREIQAACREADFRALKQLLAQEDVEAHPRVKAMRIALTAFNYEEIERLVQVKP; from the coding sequence ATGAGTGACGCTGCACAAGGAGAACAGGTGCATGCGCGCACCGCCGATTCTCTTCCCAAGAGCTTGATTCCACCGGACGTACGCAGTCCGGTGGTAAACTTTGGTTTGATCGTGGCGTCCGTCGGAGGCCTGATTCTACTTGCGATCTCAAGTGTCACGAGCGCGAACTGGGACTTTACGCACCCAATTCTGCTAGGCTTGGTTCTTCTCCAGGTGTTTGCCGGGGTGGCGGCCCTCAAGCGATCGTGGCCCTTCAAATTCCGCGCGACAGTTCTGCTCGGATATTTTGCTCTCTTTGCCCTATTGGTCGCCGCCTATCGCGGACCGACGGTGCTGGCATCGTTCCTCCTGCTTACCTGTATCTTGCTTTCTGCAATGATGTTTGGACGGAGGGCGATGATCCTCATGCTAGTGATCGAAGTGATCGCCGTCACCTGCGCTGCAGTCCTTTGGTGCAAAGGCATTCTGCCCTTGGAAAACGGCCCGGTGCAAGTGGGCCCCACGCAGCCACTGTTTTGGATCCAGTGGGCCATTGCCTTCCTCGTAGGGAGTGCATCCATCTGTGCCTTGATCTTCTTCCTGCTGCGCAAGCTGGACCAGTACTATCGGGAAGAGCGCCGAATGTTCCAGTACCTCGCCCGGGAGCAGCAGCTGCGCGCACAGGCCGAGTTGAGCCGCTTGCAGGCTGAGATAGAGAAGAGGACTGCAGAGAGCGAATTCGGAATGCTGTGGAAGACGACGCCCCTGGGTCTGAGCCTGGTTCGGAGCCGCATTTTCATCAGAGTCAACAGCCGGATGTCGGACATCTTTGGCTACGACGAACAGGAGTTCGTGGGCAAATCAAGTGAGTTGCTTTATCGTGATCGCGAAGAGTTTCTCCGAGTTGGAGAGGAACTGCTCACCGGGCTGAAGGAACGCGGGTATGCGACCATGGAAGTCGAAGGTAGGCATAAGAAAGGGCACCTGCTCCATCTCTTCCTCACAGCGACGCCCCACGGCACAGGCTCCATTGATGAAGGCTATGTGGTGACCTGCATGGATGTGTCCCATGTCAAGCGGATCGAGCAGGCGCGGGAGGAGCTCGAAACGGCGAAACGCGAGGCGGAGGCGGCCAGCCGCGCCAAGAGTGCGTTCCTCGCCAACATGTCGCACGAGATTCGCACGCCGCTGAATGCAATCCTCGGATTCACCCAGCTGCTGATGAGGGACAAGCACCTGCCGCAGGAGCAGAGGGAGCAGCTCCGCATCATTGATCGGAATGGCGAGCACCTGCTCGCCTTGATCAACGACATCCTCGAAATTTCAAAGATTGAAGCTGGGCGGAGTCCGTTGAACCTCTCATCCGTCGACGTCCGGCGAGTCTGCAGCGACCTTGCCGACACCTTTCGCCTCAAGGCTGAGTCGAAGCGAATCGGGTGGATAGTGACCTGCGACCCGGCGCTGCCGCAGTGGATCGAGACCGATCCGAGCAAGCTGCGCATGGTCCTGATCAATCTCGTCGGCAACGCAGTCAAGTTCACGCAAAAGGGACGGGTGGAGCTCAGGACGCGCATCGCGGACGCCGTGGAAACGGGCAGGAAGCGAGTCTGGTTTGAGGTGCAGGACACCGGTCCGGGCATCGCGGCCGAGGAACAGGCGCGCCTCTTCCAGACCTTTGCACAGACGGAAACCGGGCGCGACGCCGGTGGCACGGGCTTGGGCCTCGCGATCAGCCGCCACTATGCGCGCATGCTTGGCGGAGACGTGTATGTGGACAGCGAGGTCGGCCAGGGTAGCGTATTTAAACTTTGGATACCAATGGAGGCGGCCGCGGGTCCGTCCTCGCCGACCGACAGTCGTGCCCCGATTGAAGTCGAGGGGAGGCCCCGCGTGTTGGTGGTCGATGATGTCGACGACAACCGGCTGCTTCTGAAGGAAATGCTCGTACGGGCAGGCTACGAGGTGCGGGAGGCATTCAACGGGGAGGAAGCGGTGCGTGTAACCGACGAATGGCTGCCGGAATGCATTCTCATGGACATGCGCATGCCGGTCATGGACGGCCCGACAGCGATGCGGCAGATCCGTGAGAAGCACGGGCAGAGCATCCGCATCCTGAGCCTTTCGGCGAGTGCGTTTACGGAAGATCAGATTGCATACAGCAAGGCTGGCGCAGACGGCTTCATCCCGAAACCCCTCAGGGAGCAGGACTTGCTTGCGGCACTCTCGCGGCTCCTGGGTCGCGACGTTAAACAGGCGAAGGGAGGCTCCTGTCCACCGACGCCGCAGAGTGGGGGAGGAGATTGGCTCCCGCCGGATAATTGGGTGAGGGAGATTCAGGCGGCCTGCAGGGAGGCGGATTTCCGTGCATTGAAACAACTCCTGGCACAAGAGGACGTGGAGGCACACCCGCGGGTGAAAGCGATGCGCATTGCATTGACTGCCTTCAATTATGAGGAAATTGAACGTCTGGTGCAGGTGAAGCCGTGA
- a CDS encoding PAS domain-containing protein: MSLKLDKWSNFSRVAAMWEFMLGAVAAVSVGALLVVTFLLKRDLRRLAGQLEAVFKNSPYPIVVNRLEDGAFLRVNEAFCRENQITEEEVTRAPLTQQLPPHLWAGFERVRSRLLNSGAIHNQEVRTLLPNGMQRDQIVSSTLIDWNGVRCSLTMTVDISERRAAERERAEVQARYQRLYQGLIDGFAAVDLNGRFTDANWAFQEMVGYNEEELKQKTVLDLTPSKWIEFEQRLVREQASVRGFTDPYEKEYRCKDGTLVQVELRVHLERDEQGHPVGYWCLVRPCKERRLTLHS, encoded by the coding sequence GTGAGTCTCAAACTCGACAAATGGAGCAACTTCTCTAGGGTCGCAGCAATGTGGGAATTCATGCTTGGCGCAGTGGCAGCGGTGAGTGTCGGAGCACTGCTGGTCGTGACCTTTCTCCTCAAACGAGATCTCAGACGCCTGGCGGGCCAGCTTGAGGCGGTCTTCAAGAACTCACCCTATCCAATCGTCGTCAACCGGCTTGAGGATGGAGCATTCCTTCGCGTAAACGAGGCGTTCTGCCGTGAGAACCAAATCACCGAGGAAGAAGTGACACGTGCTCCGTTGACTCAACAATTACCTCCTCATCTGTGGGCTGGTTTTGAGCGGGTGCGTTCACGCCTCCTGAATTCAGGTGCAATCCATAACCAGGAGGTTCGCACGCTCCTCCCCAACGGGATGCAGCGCGACCAGATTGTCTCTTCGACGCTAATCGACTGGAACGGCGTTCGGTGCAGTTTGACGATGACGGTGGATATCAGCGAGCGAAGGGCAGCGGAACGTGAGCGTGCGGAGGTCCAAGCAAGGTATCAGCGCCTGTACCAGGGATTGATTGACGGCTTTGCGGCGGTGGACCTCAACGGGCGATTCACCGATGCCAATTGGGCCTTTCAGGAGATGGTCGGATACAACGAGGAGGAACTAAAGCAGAAGACCGTCCTCGACCTCACCCCATCGAAATGGATTGAGTTTGAGCAGCGTCTTGTGCGTGAGCAGGCCTCCGTACGCGGTTTCACCGACCCGTATGAGAAAGAGTATCGCTGCAAGGATGGAACCCTTGTTCAGGTGGAGCTTCGCGTTCACCTCGAGCGGGATGAACAGGGACACCCCGTGGGATACTGGTGCCTGGTGCGTCCCTGCAAGGAGCGCCGTCTCACCCTGCACTCCTGA
- a CDS encoding MFS transporter, whose translation MSSLPHPATKASSKLSLRRTLRLSVIDGLVAMPIVTMSLPVNVFLAALFTKGLHLPKTDIGLITSLPFFCNFLQVFFSPFISRVLSPRMTTVWFASIHCVTWAVVAVLLSYVPVHDSETTTRWLSLWFFVSSLAAAVAGIGWNQWVQELVPARLRGKYFGRRNGLLSFSNTAFLLLAGWALETWNYSVEVFQGVIAGAVFLRLFSLRWLYQMPESPEPVKPDRDIKAELKTVQASRSLLAFVAFGAIWSFAANMFGPFYHVFMFEKLEMSALQISLLAVIAAFGGALSLPAWGQLLDRFGNKSVMTLSLLLWQVQNLFWCFLGPENKEWLYWMWLAGGTVSAGFVLGQFTLLLKLIPVEAKSLAIGVNLAVTSIIAAMAPISGGWILTWALARWPEAEFQVYHVCFLAQPVIASLGALLLLRVREPAARSFTSVVGAMRNIRTLSGIFGMSFLVNYVFYRDEKAKSGR comes from the coding sequence ATGTCGTCACTCCCACATCCGGCAACCAAGGCCTCCTCCAAACTCAGCTTGAGGCGCACCCTCCGTTTGAGCGTGATCGATGGTTTGGTGGCGATGCCGATCGTGACCATGTCCCTCCCAGTCAATGTGTTTTTGGCCGCGCTGTTCACGAAGGGCCTGCACCTGCCCAAGACGGACATCGGTCTGATCACCTCGCTGCCGTTCTTCTGCAATTTTCTTCAGGTTTTCTTTTCTCCCTTCATCAGTCGCGTCCTCAGTCCGCGAATGACGACGGTGTGGTTCGCCTCCATCCATTGCGTTACCTGGGCAGTGGTGGCGGTGCTGTTATCCTATGTCCCGGTCCATGACTCCGAGACCACGACCCGCTGGCTTTCGCTGTGGTTTTTTGTCAGCAGCTTGGCGGCAGCGGTTGCAGGCATTGGCTGGAATCAATGGGTGCAGGAACTCGTGCCCGCCCGACTGCGCGGTAAATACTTCGGTCGTCGCAACGGGTTGCTGTCATTCTCAAATACGGCCTTCCTTTTGCTGGCGGGCTGGGCCCTGGAAACCTGGAACTATTCCGTCGAGGTGTTCCAAGGTGTCATCGCCGGCGCGGTTTTCCTGCGCCTTTTTTCCCTCAGGTGGCTTTATCAAATGCCGGAATCGCCCGAACCGGTGAAACCGGACCGCGACATCAAGGCGGAACTGAAAACGGTACAGGCATCGCGATCCCTGCTCGCTTTTGTGGCGTTTGGAGCGATCTGGTCCTTTGCGGCCAACATGTTCGGGCCTTTCTATCACGTGTTCATGTTCGAGAAGCTGGAGATGAGTGCGCTGCAGATCAGCTTGCTCGCTGTGATTGCAGCCTTTGGTGGTGCGCTTTCGCTTCCGGCTTGGGGCCAATTGCTCGACCGGTTTGGCAACAAATCGGTGATGACCCTCTCGCTGCTCCTCTGGCAGGTGCAGAATCTTTTCTGGTGTTTCCTCGGCCCTGAGAACAAAGAGTGGCTGTACTGGATGTGGCTTGCGGGTGGCACGGTGAGCGCCGGGTTTGTGCTGGGCCAGTTCACCCTTTTGCTGAAGTTGATTCCGGTGGAGGCCAAGAGCCTCGCGATCGGTGTGAATCTGGCTGTGACGTCGATCATTGCGGCCATGGCCCCGATATCCGGTGGCTGGATCCTGACGTGGGCGCTTGCGCGCTGGCCCGAGGCGGAATTTCAAGTGTACCACGTGTGTTTCCTGGCCCAGCCCGTCATTGCGTCGCTGGGTGCACTGCTGCTTTTGCGCGTGCGTGAACCAGCCGCGCGCTCATTCACCTCGGTTGTTGGCGCGATGCGCAACATCCGAACCCTGAGCGGCATTTTCGGCATGAGCTTCCTTGTGAACTACGTGTTTTATCGGGACGAGAAGGCGAAGTCGGGCCGCTAG
- the rsmH gene encoding 16S rRNA (cytosine(1402)-N(4))-methyltransferase RsmH, protein MNPQAMPMAAGHQSVLLNEVIALLAPAPGAHFVDATFGGGGHTRALLEAGASVTAYDRDPAALARAEALSGEFPGKFRLISANFSQLVSLAERELKGVLFDLGLSSFQLDEGDRGFSFRLDAPADMRMDTRVGVPASEWLETATEEMLVRAVRDFGEESHWRRVVQAIVKARGTGALGRTSSLAELISAAIPARDRHGSRIHPATRAFQGIRIAINDEIGAIEKALPAAFERLASGGVLAVISFHSLEDRPVKQAFRRLCGQPLDENDHTPQQFRTRVAEPLTRRPVTPGDAEIAQNPRSRSAKLRAIRKL, encoded by the coding sequence GTGAACCCCCAAGCGATGCCCATGGCCGCCGGTCATCAATCCGTGCTCCTTAACGAGGTCATCGCGCTCCTGGCCCCAGCGCCGGGCGCGCACTTCGTTGATGCGACCTTTGGTGGCGGCGGGCACACGCGAGCCCTGCTTGAGGCGGGTGCCAGTGTGACGGCCTACGATCGGGATCCGGCCGCCCTTGCACGCGCAGAGGCGTTGAGTGGGGAGTTTCCGGGCAAATTCCGACTGATCTCTGCCAATTTCAGCCAGCTTGTCTCCCTCGCCGAGCGCGAGTTGAAGGGTGTGTTGTTCGATCTAGGCTTGTCGTCGTTCCAACTCGACGAGGGAGACCGTGGCTTTTCCTTTCGCCTGGATGCACCCGCCGACATGCGGATGGACACGCGAGTGGGTGTCCCAGCCTCGGAGTGGCTTGAGACCGCGACCGAGGAAATGCTTGTTCGCGCGGTTCGCGATTTTGGAGAGGAGTCCCATTGGCGCCGCGTCGTGCAGGCAATCGTGAAGGCACGTGGCACGGGCGCACTGGGGAGGACGAGTTCGCTCGCCGAGCTCATCTCGGCTGCCATTCCTGCTCGTGATCGCCATGGCAGTCGCATCCATCCTGCCACGCGTGCCTTCCAGGGCATTCGCATCGCCATCAATGATGAGATTGGCGCGATCGAAAAGGCCTTGCCTGCCGCCTTTGAGCGCCTGGCCAGCGGGGGTGTCCTCGCTGTCATCAGCTTTCATTCCCTCGAAGACCGGCCGGTGAAACAGGCCTTTCGCCGCCTTTGCGGCCAACCGCTCGACGAGAACGACCACACCCCGCAGCAGTTCCGCACCCGCGTTGCCGAGCCGCTGACGCGCCGCCCCGTTACGCCCGGCGACGCCGAGATTGCCCAGAACCCGCGCAGCCGCTCCGCCAAGCTGCGAGCCATCAGGAAACTTTAG
- a CDS encoding mraZ, with translation MALLGKTFYSGLFRHALDDKNRLTIPSAWRAAHAEGEQFLATPHPDGYVAVLPPAEVEKLYEKVAAKALTDREAQDAFARFFAECLAFTFDKQGRFGLSPELQRHASIGRDVVLVGVGNKFSLYSPEAWDRVAQRTSGDSPGDLIRRIGI, from the coding sequence ATGGCTCTCCTTGGAAAAACGTTCTACTCCGGCCTGTTTAGGCACGCTCTCGACGACAAGAATCGTCTTACGATTCCGTCGGCATGGCGTGCTGCGCACGCGGAAGGGGAACAGTTCCTCGCGACCCCGCATCCGGACGGCTATGTGGCTGTCCTCCCGCCCGCCGAGGTGGAGAAACTTTACGAGAAGGTGGCGGCCAAGGCACTTACCGACAGGGAGGCGCAGGATGCGTTTGCGCGTTTCTTCGCTGAGTGCCTGGCCTTCACCTTCGATAAGCAAGGCCGCTTCGGCCTTTCGCCTGAGCTTCAGCGCCACGCGAGCATCGGTCGCGATGTCGTGCTCGTGGGTGTGGGTAACAAATTCTCGCTGTACAGTCCGGAGGCCTGGGACCGGGTGGCACAGCGCACCTCGGGCGATTCGCCTGGTGACCTGATCCGCCGGATCGGCATCTGA
- a CDS encoding response regulator codes for MNASNPENSNSLQPPADQRLAESQMLGSQVPAARDDRKKRGGRIMNDEQTARAKKRILVVDDDAMVRDVLVHTLETLGHDAQMVVDSRETLALVANFKPHAILLDIVMPDRDGFELLGELRIRHPEVPVIAMTGGGRMAASQLLRLATMLGATGILPKPFSLDAVEVTLSSLFESQPKSV; via the coding sequence ATGAACGCCAGCAATCCCGAAAACTCCAATTCACTGCAGCCTCCCGCGGACCAGCGCCTTGCGGAATCTCAAATGCTGGGCAGTCAAGTCCCGGCTGCCCGTGACGATAGAAAGAAACGAGGAGGACGCATTATGAATGACGAGCAGACTGCGAGAGCGAAAAAGAGGATATTAGTCGTAGACGATGATGCGATGGTAAGGGACGTGCTGGTCCACACGCTCGAAACGCTCGGTCATGATGCCCAGATGGTCGTCGACAGTCGCGAGACGCTTGCGCTGGTCGCAAACTTCAAGCCGCATGCAATTCTCCTCGATATTGTGATGCCTGACCGAGACGGTTTTGAACTCCTTGGAGAACTTCGAATCCGGCATCCCGAGGTCCCGGTTATCGCAATGACAGGGGGTGGGCGCATGGCGGCCTCGCAATTGTTGCGCCTGGCTACCATGCTTGGCGCAACGGGGATCCTGCCGAAACCTTTCAGTTTGGACGCGGTTGAAGTGACTCTCTCATCGCTGTTCGAGTCACAGCCCAAGTCGGTGTAA